TTTTTGTTGTGTACAATCTTCACTAACATATATGGCATGTATTTTACCTTTTTCAGAATACCTTCTATCTGTTCTTCCTCCTTGTCTTTGAGCTGTAGCGGGAATACTAGTCCATAAACGATCTTTTATAAATGCCCCGTTATCTATCGTTATTTCAGGTTCTTCGCCAAAATTTTCATGCTCAATAATTAATTTTCCTTTAATTTGATTGGTGTCATCTTCTGATTTTATACCACCAATAAGTCCGTCTTTTCCAACAAGGTCTGTACCGTGTAATCTATAATAAGTACCTGCATAATTACCTCCTTCAAAAGTAATATCATATCTGTATAAACCGAAATCCTCTAAACCACTAATAAGTTGAGAAGTAGGATCTGGTTGATTATTAGCATTAAACAAATCTCCATGCGCTCTGTTAGGGGTGTTTGTTGCTGTGAAATTATGATTTTCAATACCTACAGGTCGTTTCCCTCCACCTGGTTGTGAGCCTATACCTTTACCATCATTAGCTGTAAAAGCACCATTATATTCGTAAATATTGGGGCCTTGGTATGGGCCTAAATAAGCGGGAGATCCTTGTTTTCTAGCAGCTTTATCATTTTTGATAGCTATGGATGGCTGATGTAGTGTACCGTCGTAATTATAAATTTGTAATTGACCATTAATATTATTACTTTGAACATACCATCTTTCAGACGGATCATTATTGGCATCAATACGTGGTTTAATAATATTCCATGACCATTCACTACCATTTACATTATTTTGGGTATCATAAATATGTAGTCTATTGTCAGTTGTTTGAATCCTCCCTTGATCTGCCTTTTGAAAAGTTAATAGATGTACTTTTTTACCTGGCACTACTTTACAATCTAAAATACGTTGTTTATTTATCCATTCTGTTATTGGTGTTCTTTCAACTTCTGGTAAAATAGTTTCAAAAATATTTATTATTAAATTTCTAGTAGGTAATAATGTATAGTCAGCAGTTAATCTTCTGTAATACTCTGTATTAAACTTTTTAAAAACGTCTTTATCTTCAATGTATATTTTTTGCATAGCTGTTTGAGCTGCTCCATATCTTTCCCAATGTGCACCTGTACCAATATCACTTGAAAAGAAATCGGTTGTGGTTAATTGTTCGTGATTTTGAAAATCGTAATCCCAATCAAAAGGCATTCCTCGAGAGTGCCCCCAGTGAACTTTAAATTCATCAGCATTAAAAAAATTAGGATATCTTTCAATAAAAATATCCATAACAATAAGAGCAACAGCTTCTGCCATTCCTTCTTCAAAGCCACTAAGTACAGGAGTATAATGCCATTCATCATCACTACTTATAACAACATTATCTCTATAGCCATGTAACAACTCATGAATCATTAAACGAGGTTGCGATAAATCACCATTATTTTCACTATAAGTCGTACTTATTTGGTTTGGACCGTTGTAATAGGTGTTAGTTCCAATAGCGAGTCCGTCGTTTACAATATTAACGGTATGATTTCTAGATGGTGCACCATATACTTCTTTTAGAATAGGGTTAACTCTACTATAAAAAGCTTGCATTTTATCTCTTTGCCAAGTAGCAAAAGGGCCTAAACCATTCACACCGTATCCCATTTCAATATTAATGGTAACTTCATTGGTTGCAGTCCCTAAAGTTTCTACATTAAAAGACATCGGTTGTGAAACCCAAGGATTGGTATCACCACTAAAGTTGTATAGATTAATATAAAAAGTGTCTCCTAAATTAAAATTAGGTGTACCTTCTATTATTGCAGATTTTCTTAGTTCTTCATAAGAATGTCCTCGTGTATTTTTAGCATTAGCACCTAATAAACTACCTCTATTTATATTATTATCACCAGGACTTGTGCCAATATCATAGCGATAATAAGAACCCGATTCCCATTTAGCAATGGTGTTATGAACACTTTGTACTATGGCAGTTGTGCCAGCAGGTCTTAATGCAGCAGTGTTTTTTGATAAAGATTTTCTTTGTTGATTAAATTCTTGTAGCGTGATAGCTTCTGGGCGTTTTAAACTGATACAAGTAGCAGGGGTATTTTGTTGAGCCGCAAGCGGAATAATTAAAATAAGGGAGAAAAAGATAAAAAAGGAAAATTTCTTAAAAAACATAAAAGTAGTCTGTTTTAGTTTCTACAATAATTGATTACCTAGAGTTTCTTAAATTAATTTTAAAATAAGGTTAACATGGTAATAAAGTATTATTAAATATTAATTTGTGTTAAAGTCAATTAATGTACGTTAAAATTAATTTATATTTATTATTTTATAGGTCTTACGTGCTTTATTCGTAATATAGTCTAGGTTTTTGTTAATATAGTATACTTTTAGATGTTAGGGTATGTTTGTTTTCTGTAAAAAAGACCAACTAGTAAGGTTTTTTATAGAAAACATTTTTAGAGTATTCTTAACTTGTTTAATAGTTTATTTATTGTTAAAAATGTATTGTTTTTTTATAATTAAGAATCAGAGCTAAGTAGAGATGTTTATAATAAATTATTTTAAAACTTAGAAGGTTATATTTAAACTGATTCTAACGGTTTATATGTCTATTTTTGCAGTATGGATAAAGATTTAGAGAATTTAGAAAAATTAGCTGCAGACGTAGAGAAGCAGAATAAAAAATACTTTGCAACCATAAAAAAGCGAGTACCTAAAAATTTCGATGTTGTAGTACAAGATATACATGAGAAGGAATTTGCAAAAACAGATTGTTTAGATTGTGGTAACTGTTGTAAAACGACAAGTCCAATTTTTACAGATAAAGATACTGAGCGAATTTCTAAGCATTTAAAAATGAAGGTTCGTGATTTTGAAAACCAATATTTAGAGCGTGATAAAGATGATTTTATGGTGTTAAAAACAGCTCCATGTTCATTTTTTGATGAAAGTGATAACTCTTGTTTCATTTATGATGTGCGTCCAAAAGCATGTTCAGAATATCCTCATACAAACCGTAAGAAATTTATTCAGATTTCAGATTTAACGATAGCAAATACAGCTATCTGTCCTGCAACATATAGAATTGTTGAAGAACTAAAAAAACGTTTACCAGTTAGGTCTAACGAAAAAATTAAACGATTAGGTTAATTTTTATAATCTTAAATTTTTATATTCATTTGTCATTCCTGCGTAGACAGGAATCCATTTTCTTGTAAAATATCTCAACACAATTTTTTCCTAAAAATGAAAATTACTTGAAGTAATACATACGAATGTCATTCTCAATGAGGAGCGAAGAGGAATTTTATTTTAAGAATTAGATTAATAAGATTTTTCAATTTATAAAAAGCTCATATAGAAATAACAGCCCATGAATAATAAATGCTGTTAGTACGGGTTTTAAGCCTTCTCTCTATAATTTTTCCCTGAAATTAAAAGAACCCTATAATTAAAAAGACTTTAAATCTATTTTTATTTAATAAAAAAGACTGTTTAAGATATCTTAAACAGTCTTTTTTAACTTTAAAATGTAATTATTTTCTATTAATAGAATCAAACTTCTTTTTTGCTGCAATATAGGTGTTTTTTAAACTTTCATTATTTTTAAAATGTTCTCCATAAGTACGTACCTTTTCAATAGATTTCATGGCTTTATCATATAGTCCAACTTTGTAATATAATAGGTTTTCATATTCTGAAAAGTAGATGTCATTTTTAGCATTTGCTCCGTATTTCTTAGCGAGTTCTAGATGTTCTAAAGCTTTTTCTTTATTTCCTTTCATTAAATACATTATAGACATAAATTCATATCCTTTTGGTAAATTAGGAATTAACTCTGTGCTTTTTTTATAACATTCCAAAGCTTTGTCATATTCATTATTATAGTAGTATCCCATACCTAACGACCATATAGCAGCAGCACTATTAGGATACATATTTACTACTTTTTGAAAATATTTCTGTGCTTTTAAATAATTTTCTTCAACCAAAAGAGAATATTCTGCTTGCATGAGATCTCGTTCTGATTTTAATGTTGTTTTTTTAGAAAGATTATATGCCTTGGTTACTTTTTTCTTATACGCTTCAGAATCTGTTTCATAAAACCCACCCATTAAAACACCACTTGGATATTCAGGATCCAATTCCATAATTCTTGCTGCTTTTTTTTCATACTCATCTTTATCTCCATAAAAATAAAAATTCTTTTCCAAATCATTTAGAAGCTGATGTACTTCAGGTAATTCTGAATCTACAGCCAATGTAAAACCATAAGTTTCTAAGTCTTTTGGCGCATATTTTTGAGCAAATTCATCTTCTATTTCTCTATCTGTTTTTTTTTCTTGACAAGAAATGAAACTTAATAAAAATGAAATAAAAATAAGGTGTTTAATACTTTTCATATGTATATATTTAGTTATAGTTAATACTAAACTATAATATATGTCTGTGAAATTTAAAGAAAATAGAGCTTAAGAGAATAAATGAAGATAAAGAAGTGATAAGTATCTAAGAACTGTTTTAAATGGATTTAAGAATTAGATATTATTTTTAAAATTTCCGTTGAGTAGCTTGAGCCAATTGGGATTTCAATGTTTCCTATTTCTATATCTTTTTGTGTAAATGCAGTAATTTTATCAAGTGAAATAATATAAGATCGATGTACTCTTAAGAAAAGCGATTTAGAAAGTTGTTCTTCAATTTTACCAATATTACTTTTAACAACAAGCCGCTGATTTTTGCTGTGAATTCTAACATAATCTTTAAGACTTTCTATGTACAAGATATCATCAAAAATAATTTTAATTTGTTTTTTATTCACATTCACATAAAAAAATGAATTGTCTGCCTTTTTTTCTAATTTATTTTTAAAAGGAAGTTGTACTCTTTCATAATAACGATCTATAGCTTTTACAAATCGTTTAAAAGGAATTGGTTTTAAAAGGTAATCTACAATATCTAAATCATAACCTTCTATAGCATATTCTCTATAGGCAGTTGTAATAATTACTTTAGGTGGGTTTTTTAAGGTTTTTAGAAAATCTAATCCTTTTAAAACAGGCATTTCGATATCTAAAAATAATAAATCTATATCTTCTTTTTTTATAACTTCAAAAGCTTCAATAGCACTATAGCAACTTGCTATAATTTGAAAATTATCTAATCTTTTTATATAATTTTCTAAAAGATTAATCGCTGGTGATTCATCATCAACAAGTAGACATTTAACCATTTTAAGTTTGTTTTAAATTTAACTGAAGAGAGAAATAAGTGTCGGTTTCTTCTGTTGTAAATTGATGTTTCTCAGGATATATTAGGTTTAACTGCCGCTGAATATTAACAAGGCCGATACCTGTTTTATAATCATCTGTTTTATTACTCTCTTTATTTTCAATCTTCGTATTCCAAATACTAAATTTTAATTCAGAATTATTTTGTTTTAAAGATATGCTAACTTCTGGTTTTTTTATACTTCCGCTAACTCCATGTTTAAAAGCGTTTTCTACCATAGAAAGCAAAAGTAATGGTGAGATTTGAGTTGGATTTTCGGACATTTCTTTATTAAAACTTACCTTTAGACGATCTCCATATCTAATTTGTTCTAATGCAATATAATTTTGTATAACTTTTACTTCTTCAGACAATGAGACAAACTTATTTTGACTTTTATAAAGTATGTAATCCAGAATTTCTGATAATTGCAAAATCATATCTGGAGCTTTTGGAGACTTTGTAATTACATAAGAATATAAATTATTTAAAGTATTGAATAAGAAATGTGGATTTAGTTGTGCTTTTAAGTACTTAAGCTCTGTAGATACTTTTTCTTTTTCGAGTTGATGTAATAACTCTCTTTCTTGTTGTTGTTGTTTATTTACTTTATAAAAATACATTATAAAAGAAGGATAATGGAAAGATAACATATAAAGAGGGAAATCTTCTAAACTTATAAATGGATAAGGGCCATCAATACAAAACTTATCTAAATAGTAATAGCCCATAAACCTAAATAATAGCACTAATAATATTATAATTATAATGGAAGAAATTATAAAAGCTAGATATTTCTTGTTATTTAGATATTTAGGTACCTGCCAATAATTAAAACTATAGGTTGCTAGTATTAATAAAGGGAGCTTAAAAAGTGTCGTTTTTATATTTAGTAAAAACAATTCTCTACTTGTGGATGAAAAAATATAAAAAAGAAAAATTCCTACCCAAAATAAAAGATGATTTAATATCCTTTTTTTATTCAAATTCATGCGATAAAAATACTTAAAATTAAATCTGTAAAAAATTTAAATAGCTGTTAAAAGAGTAAATGGGTATAAATAGGTATTAAGCATCTATAAAGCGGTTTTGTTTTAAAAATATAAATCAAGTTATTTTAAACGGAATTACTGTTTATCAATCTGATTTATAAAATAATAGTTCTTTTAATCTTTTTTTTCTTGTAATACTTTAAGTCTTCTTTTGTAATTTGCATTAAAATCACTCATATTGGAAACCATAATTAATTATTTTGAGACGATTCCGTCTATACATCGAAGTTTTATTTTAATTAGCGGAATTACTTTTTTTTGGTTGTTAGAAAGTGCTGTTCCTTTATTTAGATTTAAATACAATAAATGGAAACATGCTTTTCCTAATTTGTTTTTTACAGCAACAACAATTGTTATAAATTTCATGTTGGCTTTTTTATTAGTGGAAACTGCAGATTGGGTACAAATAAATAATTTTGGATTAATTAATTGGTTACCTGAAATGCCTTTATGGTTATATGTAGTTTTAGGTGTATTCTTCTTAGATTTCTTTGGGGCTTATTTAGCACATCTTACCGAACATAAAGTAAAAGTACTTTGGATGGTGCATTTAGTACATCACACTGATCATAAAGTAGACACAACTACAGCTAACAGGCATCATCCTTTAGAAAGTATGATACGTTTCACATTTACATTATTAGGTGTTTTTTTAGTAGGTACCCCAGTAGCAATTATAATGTTGTATCAATCAATGTCATTACTATTTACA
This genomic stretch from Tenacibaculum sp. Bg11-29 harbors:
- a CDS encoding sterol desaturase family protein, with the translated sequence METIINYFETIPSIHRSFILISGITFFWLLESAVPLFRFKYNKWKHAFPNLFFTATTIVINFMLAFLLVETADWVQINNFGLINWLPEMPLWLYVVLGVFFLDFFGAYLAHLTEHKVKVLWMVHLVHHTDHKVDTTTANRHHPLESMIRFTFTLLGVFLVGTPVAIIMLYQSMSLLFTQLTHANIKIPKKLDKLLSYVIVSPDMHKVHHHNMLPYTDSNYGNIFSVWDRLLGTYMELDREKIVYGVDTFPDKEKNSSLKELLKQPFVGYRKPTNLDKNNYPDAKHTRYLN
- a CDS encoding sensor histidine kinase — encoded protein: MGYYYLDKFCIDGPYPFISLEDFPLYMLSFHYPSFIMYFYKVNKQQQQERELLHQLEKEKVSTELKYLKAQLNPHFLFNTLNNLYSYVITKSPKAPDMILQLSEILDYILYKSQNKFVSLSEEVKVIQNYIALEQIRYGDRLKVSFNKEMSENPTQISPLLLLSMVENAFKHGVSGSIKKPEVSISLKQNNSELKFSIWNTKIENKESNKTDDYKTGIGLVNIQRQLNLIYPEKHQFTTEETDTYFSLQLNLKQT
- a CDS encoding LytTR family DNA-binding domain-containing protein, producing the protein MVKCLLVDDESPAINLLENYIKRLDNFQIIASCYSAIEAFEVIKKEDIDLLFLDIEMPVLKGLDFLKTLKNPPKVIITTAYREYAIEGYDLDIVDYLLKPIPFKRFVKAIDRYYERVQLPFKNKLEKKADNSFFYVNVNKKQIKIIFDDILYIESLKDYVRIHSKNQRLVVKSNIGKIEEQLSKSLFLRVHRSYIISLDKITAFTQKDIEIGNIEIPIGSSYSTEILKIISNS
- a CDS encoding M48 family metallopeptidase, translated to MKSIKHLIFISFLLSFISCQEKKTDREIEDEFAQKYAPKDLETYGFTLAVDSELPEVHQLLNDLEKNFYFYGDKDEYEKKAARIMELDPEYPSGVLMGGFYETDSEAYKKKVTKAYNLSKKTTLKSERDLMQAEYSLLVEENYLKAQKYFQKVVNMYPNSAAAIWSLGMGYYYNNEYDKALECYKKSTELIPNLPKGYEFMSIMYLMKGNKEKALEHLELAKKYGANAKNDIYFSEYENLLYYKVGLYDKAMKSIEKVRTYGEHFKNNESLKNTYIAAKKKFDSINRK
- a CDS encoding YkgJ family cysteine cluster protein; protein product: MDKDLENLEKLAADVEKQNKKYFATIKKRVPKNFDVVVQDIHEKEFAKTDCLDCGNCCKTTSPIFTDKDTERISKHLKMKVRDFENQYLERDKDDFMVLKTAPCSFFDESDNSCFIYDVRPKACSEYPHTNRKKFIQISDLTIANTAICPATYRIVEELKKRLPVRSNEKIKRLG